From Gemmatimonadales bacterium, the proteins below share one genomic window:
- a CDS encoding type II toxin-antitoxin system VapB family antitoxin: protein MAISIKDPETDRLARALAAATGESLTEAIRRALRDRLERESHRSRRGIGVEVRRIQERLASLPVLDRRSPEEIVGYDEHGLPH, encoded by the coding sequence ATGGCTATCAGTATCAAGGATCCGGAGACCGACCGCCTGGCACGCGCCCTCGCCGCAGCCACCGGTGAGTCCCTGACCGAGGCGATCCGCCGTGCGCTGCGCGACCGCCTCGAACGGGAATCGCACCGATCTCGCCGAGGCATCGGCGTCGAAGTCCGGCGCATCCAGGAGCGCCTCGCGAGTTTGCCGGTGCTCGACCGACGCTCGCCCGAGGAGATCGTGGGCTACGATGAGCACGGCCTCCCGCATTGA
- a CDS encoding type II toxin-antitoxin system VapC family toxin, whose product MVIDTSAMLAILMHQPAADRLVSAVEADRTRLVSAATVVEASLVLLGRYGEAGDPQLDRLLRSIGAEVVPVGEEQVALARDAALRFGRGRHPAALNFGGCFSYALSVARGEPLLFVGDDFSQTDVEVCRW is encoded by the coding sequence ATGGTCATTGATACCTCGGCCATGCTGGCGATCCTGATGCACCAGCCCGCAGCGGATCGGCTGGTGTCGGCGGTGGAGGCCGACCGCACCCGCCTGGTGTCCGCGGCAACCGTCGTCGAGGCGTCACTGGTCCTCCTGGGTCGCTACGGCGAGGCGGGCGATCCCCAACTCGATCGGCTGCTGCGGAGCATCGGCGCGGAGGTCGTGCCGGTCGGCGAGGAGCAGGTGGCGCTCGCCCGCGATGCCGCGCTGCGGTTCGGGCGCGGCCGGCATCCGGCGGCGCTGAACTTCGGCGGCTGCTTCAGCTACGCCCTGTCGGTGGCGCGGGGCGAGCCGCTGCTGTTCGTGGGTGACGATTTCTCGCAGACCGATGTCGAGGTGTGCCGGTGGTAG